In Zea mays cultivar B73 chromosome 7, Zm-B73-REFERENCE-NAM-5.0, whole genome shotgun sequence, the following proteins share a genomic window:
- the LOC103632890 gene encoding ABC transporter G family member 11 isoform X2 encodes MASGQKQQQHLPNVPRWTPSPPRRQARGDAHDEEDAESALGASSSMRSTDEASFPFGSGRARSFPFPLTQPSLEISVVAAANGTAGSGGGGADGPVAREKSLRRADEGVVVSWEDLWVSAAGGNKGGRVPILCGLNGYARPGEVLAIMGPSGCGKSTLLDALAGRLGSNVSQKGDILINGLRQKLAYGTSAYVTQEDVLMTTLTVREAVHYSAQLQLPSAMAAPAKRERAEETLREMGLEAAADTRIGGWMHKGISGGQRRRVSICMEILTRPALLFLDEPTSGLDSAASYHVVSRIARLARREGMTVVAAVHQPSTEVYGLFHGLCLLAYGRTVFFGAAAETNQFFALSGFPCPSLMNPSDHFLRTINKDFDKDIEEGLNGETKMTTAEAIDTLVNSYKASAYMEKVTRQIADTREAGGAVVKKEWQASFLTQSLVLTKRSFVNMYRDLGYYWLRFAIYIMLCLCVGTVFYDVGHSYGSILARGSLLNFVAAFLTFMAIGGFPSFVEDMKIFGRERLNGHYGAAPFTIANTVSAAPYLALISVVPGAIAYYLVGLQSSFGHFAYFALVLFTTMMVVEGLMMIVASAVPDFLMGIITGGGIQGVMMLNGGFFRLPDDLPKPVWRYPMYYIAFHKYANQGLYKNEFLGLTFPSNQAGGSATAATLSGGQILTDFWQVEMGYSKWVDLAILCGMVVLYRMLFLAIVKLTEKVKPMIKGFRFRNTAQSVHVVDRGSGSP; translated from the exons ATGGCGTCCGGGCAGAAGCAGCAGCAGCACCTCCCTAACGTGCCGAGATGGACGCCGAGCCCGCCGCGGCGCCAGGCCCGCGGAGACGCGCACGACGAAGAGGACGCGGAGTCGGCGCTGGGAGCGTCGTCGTCCATGCGCAGCACCGACGAAGCATCGTTCCCCTTCGGCAGCGGCCGCGCGCGCTCGTTCCCGTTCCCGCTGACTCAGCCCTCGCTGGAGATCAGCGTGGTGGCGGCGGCGAACGGGACAGCcggtagcggcggcggcggcgccgatgGCCCCGTGGCCCGCGAGAAGTCGCTGCGCCGGGCCGACGAAGGCGTGGTGGTATCCTGGGAGGACCTGTGGGTGTCGGCGGCCGGCGGTAATAAGGGCGGCCGCGTGCCCATCCTCTGCGGCCTCAACGGGTACGCGCGCCCCGGCGAGGTGCTCGCCATCATGGGCCCGTCCGGCTGCGGCAAGTCCACGCTTCTAGATGCTTTGGCAG GGAGGCTGGGTTCTAACGTGAGCCAGAAGGGAGACATTCTGATCAACGGCCTGAGGCAGAAGCTAGCCTACGGGACATCT GCGTACGTTACGCAGGAGGACGTGCTGATGACGACGCTGACGGTGCGCGAGGCGGTGCACTACTCGGCGCAGCTGCAGCTGCCGAGCGCGATGGCGGCGCCCGCCAAGCGCGAGCGCGCGGAGGAGACGCTGCGGGAGATGGGGCTGGAGGCCGCGGCGGACACGCGCATCGGCGGGTGGATGCACAAGGGCATCAGCGGCGGGCAGCGCCGCCGCGTGAGCATCTGCATGGAGATCCTCACCCGCCCCGCGCTGCTGTTCCTGGACGAGCCCACCAGCGGCCTCGACAGCGCCGCGTCCTACCACGTGGTCAGCCGCATCGCGCGCCTGGCGAGGCGCGAGGGCATGACCGTGGTCGCCGCCGTGCACCAGCCCAGCACCGAGGTGTACGGCCTCTTCCACGGCCTCTGCCTCCTCGCCTACGGCAGGACCGTCTTCTTCGGCGCCGCCGCCGAGACCAACCAG TTCTTTGCTCTGAGTGGATTCCCCTGTCCATCACTGATGAACCCTTCGGACCACTTCCTGAGGACCATCAACAAGGACTTCGACAAG GATATCGAAGAAGGCCTGAACGGAGAGACCAAAATGACCACTGCCGAAGCAATCGACACGCTGGTGAACTCGTACAAAGCCTCGGCCTACATGGAGAAAGTGACGAGGCAGATAGCCGACACGCGGGAAGCT GGAGGGGCGGTGGTGAAGAAGGAATGGCAGGCAAGTTTCCTGACGCAGTCCTTGGTGCTCACCAAGAGGTccttcgtgaacatgtacagggACCTGGGCTACTACTGGCTGCGCTTCGCCATTTACATCATGCTGTGCCTCTGCGTCGGCACCGTTTTCTACGACGTCGGCCACAGCTACGGATCCATCCTG GCCCGTGGCTCCCTGCTCAATTTCGTCGCCGCTTTCCTCACCTTCATGGCCATCGGCGGCTTCCCGTCGTTCGTCGAGGACATGAAGATCTTCGGGCGGGAGAGGCTGAACGGGCACTACGGCGCGGCGCCGTTCACGATCGCCAACACGGTGTCCGCGGCGCCGTACCTGGCGCTCATCTCCGTGGTGCCGGGCGCCATAGCCTACTACCTGGTCGGCCTCCAGAGCAGCTTCGGCCACTTCGCCTACTTCGCGCTGGTGCTCTTCACGACCATGATGGTCGTCGAGGGGCTCATGATGATCGTGGCCAGCGCCGTGCCCGACTTCCTCATGGGCATCATCACCGGCGGCGGCATCCAGGGCGTCATGATGCTCAACGGCGGCTTCTTCCGCCTCCCCGACGACCTGCCCAAGCCCGTCTGGCGCTACCCCATGTACTACATCGCGTTCCACAAGTACGCCAACCAGGGCCTGTACAAGAACGAGTTCCTGGGCCTCACCTTCCCCAGCAACCAGGCGGGCGGCAGTGCCACTGCCGCCACCCTCTCCGGCGGCCAGATCTTGACGGACTTCTGGCAGGTGGAGATGGGGTACAGCAAGTGGGTCGACCTCGCCATCCTGTGCGGGATGGTCGTGCTCTACAGGATGCTCTTCTTGGCTATAGTCAAGCTCACTGAGAAGGTGAAGCCCATGATCAAGGGATTCAGGTTCAGGAACACCGCGCAGTCCGTGCACGTAGTCGACAGAGGCTCCGGCAGTCCATGA
- the LOC103632890 gene encoding ABC transporter G family member 12 isoform X1, whose translation MASGQKQQQHLPNVPRWTPSPPRRQARGDAHDEEDAESALGASSSMRSTDEASFPFGSGRARSFPFPLTQPSLEISVVAAANGTAGSGGGGADGPVAREKSLRRADEGVVVSWEDLWVSAAGGNKGGRVPILCGLNGYARPGEVLAIMGPSGCGKSTLLDALAGRLGSNVSQKGDILINGLRQKLAYGTSAYVTQEDVLMTTLTVREAVHYSAQLQLPSAMAAPAKRERAEETLREMGLEAAADTRIGGWMHKGISGGQRRRVSICMEILTRPALLFLDEPTSGLDSAASYHVVSRIARLARREGMTVVAAVHQPSTEVYGLFHGLCLLAYGRTVFFGAAAETNQFFALSGFPCPSLMNPSDHFLRTINKDFDKDIEEGLNGETKMTTAEAIDTLVNSYKASAYMEKVTRQIADTREAGGAVVKKEWQASFLTQSLVLTKRSFVNMYRDLGYYWLRFAIYIMLCLCVGTVFYDVGHSYGSILVSKKFVPSSLCLCSIRFGICVVLIPKKKNPALLCCAVLCSAGPWLPAQFRRRFPHLHGHRRLPVVRRGHEDLRAGEAERALRRGAVHDRQHGVRGAVPGAHLRGAGRHSLLPGRPPEQLRPLRLLRAGALHDHDGRRGAHDDRGQRRARLPHGHHHRRRHPGRHDAQRRLLPPPRRPAQARLALPHVLHRVPQVRQPGPVQERVPGPHLPQQPGGRQCHCRHPLRRPDLDGLLAGGDGVQQVGRPRHPVRDGRALQDALLGYSQAH comes from the exons ATGGCGTCCGGGCAGAAGCAGCAGCAGCACCTCCCTAACGTGCCGAGATGGACGCCGAGCCCGCCGCGGCGCCAGGCCCGCGGAGACGCGCACGACGAAGAGGACGCGGAGTCGGCGCTGGGAGCGTCGTCGTCCATGCGCAGCACCGACGAAGCATCGTTCCCCTTCGGCAGCGGCCGCGCGCGCTCGTTCCCGTTCCCGCTGACTCAGCCCTCGCTGGAGATCAGCGTGGTGGCGGCGGCGAACGGGACAGCcggtagcggcggcggcggcgccgatgGCCCCGTGGCCCGCGAGAAGTCGCTGCGCCGGGCCGACGAAGGCGTGGTGGTATCCTGGGAGGACCTGTGGGTGTCGGCGGCCGGCGGTAATAAGGGCGGCCGCGTGCCCATCCTCTGCGGCCTCAACGGGTACGCGCGCCCCGGCGAGGTGCTCGCCATCATGGGCCCGTCCGGCTGCGGCAAGTCCACGCTTCTAGATGCTTTGGCAG GGAGGCTGGGTTCTAACGTGAGCCAGAAGGGAGACATTCTGATCAACGGCCTGAGGCAGAAGCTAGCCTACGGGACATCT GCGTACGTTACGCAGGAGGACGTGCTGATGACGACGCTGACGGTGCGCGAGGCGGTGCACTACTCGGCGCAGCTGCAGCTGCCGAGCGCGATGGCGGCGCCCGCCAAGCGCGAGCGCGCGGAGGAGACGCTGCGGGAGATGGGGCTGGAGGCCGCGGCGGACACGCGCATCGGCGGGTGGATGCACAAGGGCATCAGCGGCGGGCAGCGCCGCCGCGTGAGCATCTGCATGGAGATCCTCACCCGCCCCGCGCTGCTGTTCCTGGACGAGCCCACCAGCGGCCTCGACAGCGCCGCGTCCTACCACGTGGTCAGCCGCATCGCGCGCCTGGCGAGGCGCGAGGGCATGACCGTGGTCGCCGCCGTGCACCAGCCCAGCACCGAGGTGTACGGCCTCTTCCACGGCCTCTGCCTCCTCGCCTACGGCAGGACCGTCTTCTTCGGCGCCGCCGCCGAGACCAACCAG TTCTTTGCTCTGAGTGGATTCCCCTGTCCATCACTGATGAACCCTTCGGACCACTTCCTGAGGACCATCAACAAGGACTTCGACAAG GATATCGAAGAAGGCCTGAACGGAGAGACCAAAATGACCACTGCCGAAGCAATCGACACGCTGGTGAACTCGTACAAAGCCTCGGCCTACATGGAGAAAGTGACGAGGCAGATAGCCGACACGCGGGAAGCT GGAGGGGCGGTGGTGAAGAAGGAATGGCAGGCAAGTTTCCTGACGCAGTCCTTGGTGCTCACCAAGAGGTccttcgtgaacatgtacagggACCTGGGCTACTACTGGCTGCGCTTCGCCATTTACATCATGCTGTGCCTCTGCGTCGGCACCGTTTTCTACGACGTCGGCCACAGCTACGGATCCATCCTGGTGAGTAAAAAGTTCGTTCCTAGCTCGCTGTGCCTGTGCAGCATCAGGTTCGGTATCTGTGTGGTTCTCATCCCGAAAAAAAAAAACCCTGCTctgctgtgctgtgctgtgctgtgctctGCAGGCCCGTGGCTCCCTGCTCAATTTCGTCGCCGCTTTCCTCACCTTCATGGCCATCGGCGGCTTCCCGTCGTTCGTCGAGGACATGAAGATCTTCGGGCGGGAGAGGCTGAACGGGCACTACGGCGCGGCGCCGTTCACGATCGCCAACACGGTGTCCGCGGCGCCGTACCTGGCGCTCATCTCCGTGGTGCCGGGCGCCATAGCCTACTACCTGGTCGGCCTCCAGAGCAGCTTCGGCCACTTCGCCTACTTCGCGCTGGTGCTCTTCACGACCATGATGGTCGTCGAGGGGCTCATGATGATCGTGGCCAGCGCCGTGCCCGACTTCCTCATGGGCATCATCACCGGCGGCGGCATCCAGGGCGTCATGATGCTCAACGGCGGCTTCTTCCGCCTCCCCGACGACCTGCCCAAGCCCGTCTGGCGCTACCCCATGTACTACATCGCGTTCCACAAGTACGCCAACCAGGGCCTGTACAAGAACGAGTTCCTGGGCCTCACCTTCCCCAGCAACCAGGCGGGCGGCAGTGCCACTGCCGCCACCCTCTCCGGCGGCCAGATCTTGACGGACTTCTGGCAGGTGGAGATGGGGTACAGCAAGTGGGTCGACCTCGCCATCCTGTGCGGGATGGTCGTGCTCTACAGGATGCTCTTCTTGGCTATAGTCAAGCTCACTGA